A genomic region of Trifolium pratense cultivar HEN17-A07 linkage group LG3, ARS_RC_1.1, whole genome shotgun sequence contains the following coding sequences:
- the LOC123918051 gene encoding protection of telomeres protein 1b-like — MPRRRRLVKLEQGATYLGSTVDIIAVVNDVGLPKKTQGTDYCCTIRVIDETKYQTGTSINIFLRTTEAFPRFASAGDIIQLCNVMVSSFNNEINVTSYRKYSYFALFKGRDGVDFDPYQQYSPVDSTVTNIEVDINRIVDLRNWLANFQIPQVSSDFPMLREIKEGNLNLACKILHCWKAASQWFVYVWDGTDTPPNVINAMPNDEINSSLPLELEPSLPRDILRTFPRVGSILRIKFELTVETNLLSILNIDKWVKFVYLTLKVDPASRLWHGDFTTQSKIRYTPSHDCLITERQRLYNDRLLLRSGNIFIGTIPQSISNLVEVFSMTRIHHGHDYRDHSTLMCVLNHLKVPKTFKCVVRVVAIQPSQIKNLYSRAEKKYRMRLTLEDPTTRIHAFVFDKDGETLFDGYPTIANLKTKLNKLLGIMECEDNDNDVTYTPRNPPWVSVCIKSYDSKIDQRGSIIFGIYDTTLVGDA; from the exons ATGCCAAGAAGAAGAAGGTTAGTAAAATTAGAACAAGGTGCTACATATCTTGGTAGTACGGTTGACATCATAGCCGTCGTcaatgatgttggcctccccaAGAAAACTCAGGGAACTG ATTACTGCTGTACCATAAGAGTGATTGATGAAACAAAATATCAAACTGGAACGTCTATCAACATTTTTCTCCGAACTACAGAAGCTTTCCCCCGTTTTGCATCTGCTGGAGATATAATTCAGCTCTGTAATGTCATG GTTTCATCATTTAACAACGAAATAAATGTTACTTCCTACAGAAAATATTCCTATTTTGCCTTATTTAAAGGGAGGGATGGTGTTGATTTTGACCCTTATCAACAATATTCACCAGTTGATTCAACAGTTACCAACATAGAAGTCGACATAAATCGCATAGTTGATCTTAGAAATTGGTTGGCCAATTTTCAGATTCCTCAAG TTTCAAGTGATTTTCCTATGTTAAGAGAAATCAAAGAAGGTAACTTAAATCTGGCATGCAAG ATACTTCATTGCTGGAAGGCTGCAAGTCAATGGTTTGTTTATGTGTGGGATGGTACAGATACCCCACCAAATGTCATAAATGCAAT GCCAAATGATGAAATTAATTCTTCACTTCCATTAGAGTTGGAACCGTCTTTGCCAAGAGATATATTACGTACTTTTCCTAGGGTTGGATCTATATTGAGGATTAAATTTGAACTAACTGTAGAGACAAATCTTCTCTCAATTCTTAACATTGATAAATGGGTCAAGTTTGTCTATTTAACTCTCAAAGTTGATCCAGCGTCAAGACTATGGCACGGCGATTTTACCACACAATCAAAGATTCGATATACACCATCTCATGATTGTCTTATTACAGAACGTCAAAG GTTGTATAATGATCGGTTATTGTTGAGATCGGGAAACATTTTTATTGGCACGATTCCTCAGTCTATCAGCAATTTAGTCGAGGTTTTTAGTATGACAA GGATTCATCACGGTCACGATTATAGAGATCATTCTACTTTAATGTGTGTGCTCAATCATTTGAAG GTGCCGAAAACATTCAAGTGTGTTGTTCGAGTGGTAGCAATCCAGCCatctcaaattaaaaatttatattctcGTGCTGAAAAGAAGTATAGGATGAGACTCACCCTAGAAGATCCAACAACAAGAATTCATGCATTTGTCTTTGATAAAGATGGG GAAACTCTTTTTGATGGTTATCCTACCATTGCAAATTTGAAAACAAAGTTAAACAAATTACTTGGAATAATGGAATGCGAAGACAATGATAATGATGTAACATATACCCCAAGAAATCCACCATGGGTAAGTGTTTGTATCAAATCATATGATTCCAAAATTGATCAACGAGGGAGTATAATATTTGGCATATATGACACTACCCTGGTGGGTGACGCATGA